TTCCTCAGATCATTGCCATTGAAGTTGATGATAGGACTCACATCACTTTTCATCTCAATAGCATCCATGATGGTAGCTTTTAGTACAACCTTCTATTTAGACTGTCACTATGGATTAGGATGGTTGCCGAATCTTATATTTGTATTTGCATTTGTCCCCGTGGCGTTATTTGCTTTTCTGCACTTTCCTCTCTTGTCTGATATGTTTTCTTCAACATATTGTTCAACTCTTTTATTTCAGCCATGGAAACATATGATCAACTAGAAGTCAATTAAAGCTGTATTTTTGTACATATATTAGAGAAATGGAGTTGTTTTAGTTGGAGTGCATTTTATTTTTAATAAATTTGGATTACATTTATCATTAAGGTACTGAATTCAAGAGACAATTTGATATCATTCACGATCTCTTATTGCCGGGTCCTCGATCGACGCCTCGTCGTTTGATCGGGAAGCTGCGGTGGCTAGATAGGAGAAGTGGGTGAAGGAGATCGGGGCAAAGGTTGGGTTCGATCCGATTTGATCTGGTTAATCGCCGGAATGGGCTAGGGAGGAGACTGCGCCGAAGTTTTGGGTGTCGATGTCGCCGTATCTAGATAGGATCTGATCTACTGTTGTGGTCTGGATTCGATCTAGGTTGGTACTCACAATGGCGGGGCTGATATGGGGTGGTGGTCACGACGGTGGCGAGGGTTTGGTCCGGGTCGGGCCGGATACTGGCTCTCTTTCGTTGTTGGTCTGAGAACTGGGCTTGGGGTTGGGTCCAATTTTTGGGTCTGTCTTGGGCTTGGGTTTTGGGCCTGCACCCTTTTATTTTATTTATTTGTTTTTAGACTGGGACTGTTTGTGGGTCGTTTAGGGCATTTTCTTAGTTGGGACTTTGGTTTTAACTAGGTGTGTTGATGCTCTGGGGCTACCCTTTCTGCGTAGGGGTCCCGGAAGTGGTTAAATAATGATAGGTTGAGTACTTGTCCCTTCCTCCTTGTGTCTTAGTGGCCGGTTACCTAGTTCTTTTACCACCAAGGCAAGTTTTTGTGTCGACCTCGTATATGGTTTATGGCATTAAAATTGCTTAGATTAGCTTAGGTTCCTAGGTTCTTAGGTCTTAAGTTTTTGAGTTGTTTTAGCATGGTTCACGTTTTTCGTACCCAAGAGGGCAGATCATATTTATGTTGTACTCCTACTTTCAGATATTAATGGATTGTCGTCCTTTTGTCAAAAAAAAAAAAGAAGAGCCAATTTGATCTTAAATGAAGTGATCAAACAGATAGCATAGCAAATTAACCATTGAAGCCCAAATTACTCTAGCTACTCTGCTACAACGACTCCTCCAGTCCATATCTACGATCCCTCACAACCTCTTCTATACCTCTTGAATCATGCTCAACATCATATGATTGGTCTCTCTTGAAGGTATTTTTCTTGGATTTTAGGTTAAAAGTTAGGGTAAAAGTTATAAATAGTCCTCATGATTTGGGGTCATGGTTATGTTTGCCATTATGGTTTAAAAATGATTAATTTTGGTCCTCGTGGTTTATATATCGACTAATCATAGTCTAATTGTAACATTTCGTCTAACACCATTAGTGAGGTTCTCACGCCGACATCATATAATGAGATAATTATGTCTTATACATTCTTTATCTAACAGAAAAAATAAAAGTTAAACAAAATTATGAGGAAAATGAAAAAGCAAATTACTAAGAATAAAGAAAAACTCCCAAAACCTTGTTTTAGGCATAATTGTCATGGCGTATCAAAAGAATTTCTTTCTTCATCTTAACCTTGTTACTTTGTCTTATTGATAAAAAAATCTTCCTAATTCTCACTTCCTTTCACTTCCCCATAATAGTTTTTGGCCATTTTACAAAAAGCAAATTGCCAAAGTTTTGTATATATGAAATTGATGAAGAAGAAGAATATCGAATACTAGAATCAAACTAGGCCATATGAAATTTTAAATCTAATGCCATTTTTGCACTTTGATAGATGAAGAATGGTTTTAATCGCACCAACGGTTGAGTTCTAATGCAAATATCTGGGATAAATTATGCCACTGATTAACTTTATTCTGATGGTGAGTGTTAGAATTTCTGGTTATTTTCATTCATTATTTTTTGGTTTGACTTTTTTATTCTCATTATTTATGTACTTTTTTTTATATTGTATTTTGAGAGTAAAAAAACAAATTGCCTCAACATGTGACGCGCACATGCGTGCCTCACTAACGGTGTTAGACAAAATGCTATCATTTGATTATGACTAATCGATATATAAAACACGAGGACTAAAATTAATTATTTTTAAACCACGATAACAAACATAACCATGATCTCAAACCACGAGGACCATTTATAACTTTTAACCAAGATTTTACTATATCTTATGAAATCAAGTATTGATTTTGGTTGCAAATAGACATTAGTTTAGTTTTTGGATTCATTTTCTTGCTCAACATGGCAAGGACCAGGGAACCCTCATTACAAGTACTGTGCTCAGTTTAAAACCGATCACACATAATCTCCAACGAGCCTGCGGACCTTAGTTAGTGTACTCAAAGCAAAATCCCAGAAACTAAAAAAAAAAAAAAACACATAGTCTTTCATGCATCATATATATGTCTAGGTAAAAAACAAAGAAATTAATCTAACTCCTTGTTCTTAAGGCTAGCTAGCCTCACCCCTTAACAAACTTAGGGGTTATGATGCGTAGAGGCATAGTAACTAATTTCTTAGAAGCTGGCTTTGGCGCTCACTTTGCTCGTGCTACCGAGTGGCCTATTACTCTTCTTCCTCAATGTGACCAATGTAGAATCAGAATCAGTCTTTATCAGCCCCAAAGATTCAGCTTGCAATGCAAGAATTCTCCACCAAGAACGATTTTGAATTCCTTGAGGGAAGGGGAGTAGTATACTCTAGAAAAAAGTTACCAAGAAAAACAGACATGACAGACAGACTATATGTAGTAGCTAGCCACGAGTGAAAGCCAAGAATAGTTTAGTAAGAGAGATTTGAGAATAGAGAGTAGAGAGAATCGTGAAAGAGTTATATCTTATTCATTGATATGAACTCTTTATATAGGGAATTACAAAATACCAATATGGTAATGATAAAGAATATATAGTCTTGTTAGAGAAATTTTTCAGTGTTACGGGAGGACCACGTGGCAATCTGACGTGGTCCTACTTTCCAATCAAATTTAGACATGTGGATTTTCTTCATGAAAAATTATTTCAGCTATTTTGTTAAAGACCATTTTGGGTTTTATGTTGTTTTTTAAATACTAAACCCTAATCCCTAGACCCTTAAACCCTAAACCCTAAACCCTAACCCTAATCTCTAAACCCTAAACCCTAGGTTGAACTTACTAAATACCCATGAATGTCATTTCACAAAAAATTGAAAATATTAGTTTACATTTTAGTTGTAAAAAATCCACATGTCTAAATTTAATTGGAATGTAGGACCACGTCAGATTGCCACGTGGTCCTCCCGTAGCACTTAAAAATTTCTCGTCTTGTTAGGCTTAATGTCCCCTCCTTACTTTTGTATTCTTTTATTTTTCTTTTTAAATAAAACTCAATAAAGGTTTAAGCATCTAGCCTGTCATCTGTTTAAAATAAATAAAAAAAAAAAAAAAAAAAAACATGGTCCTAATTTGACTACATATGTTATTGGCATAAAGTGAAGGCATACAGAAGGAACAAAAAAGAATATATCGAAGAAAATAACAAAGCCTAGAAAGGGATGTGCGAACGTATAGGACGACCAATAATTAATCCTCTAGCAAAATACATTCAGAAATAAAATTTGTACGTCGCCAACCAAAACGTTCAATCGTTTTAGGGCCATACAAAATTTTCCACAAAGATATTATTTGGATCCAGAAACAAGATGAGTATCAAAAAGAAAGTAAGAGGCTAGGGTTTCAAGACTTTGACTCACAAGTCTGAAGTCTCCCACTAACAATATATGTATCTAGAAACATCATATTCTACAGGACATTATCTTTCCTTCTAATTGAATATGTATCTAGTTAACCTAACCCGTATTTAAGTTATATATCATGTAACATGTTGACATAAAGAAATTAAATCGACCATTATTGTTTCATGAATATGAATATTTCGAGTATTTACTAGTACACACCCATAAGCTAGTCGATCCCCTCATCCCCGGTATCCTTCTCAGTTTGAATACAATTCTATATATAAATACAGTAATATATATTTTTTGTGAACGCCAAGAGAAAAGAAAAGGAATGTAATGCCCTAATGCATATCTACCAGCAAAAAATTTCGATTCATTATTTACCTGATTGTGTACGTACGTGTGCATGCATATGTTGGTAGAGCTGAACAAGATACCTACAGCTCTTGATCGATCGATCCGAGCAGGCTAGGGCCATCGATGATAGTTTCCGATCCTCAGGTCATATTTCTCATTTTTATGTAGCCCGCGACTCTGCGAGAGAGAGTGAGTGTTGTTACCTATTTATTTTTGATTGATCAATAAAGCTTTACGTCTTGCTTTCAGAACAAAAAACTAAGTATGGTCTTTCAAGTGCCGTATATATATTTTTCTAAATTAGGATAAGGTCAGAATTGATTCAAGGCACCAAATTGATCGAGGAAGTTTCCTCTCAATTTCCTTTAGAAACTAATGAAGGGGAAGACTTGAATAATATATTTGGTCGTCGAGTATAGTTACTGATCTTTCTTGGCCGGCCAGTGACTAAAACACCGTCTGTCCTTTATAGTCGTGGTGGCGGGTCCCTCCACCTGAGAGGTTTCATCATAGTTTTTCCATGGGAATGTGGGGTTCTGTATTACTTCACGTACTTTGTCCTAACCTTACCACGTACTAGTTCATTTTCACTACTGGCGTGATCGATATTATATCGCTTTCGGCTTTAATTTTTCTCAGACGTCGTTGATCAGAAGTGGTCCATTCGTGTCTCAAAGTCTTTCCGCTAGGCTACAGTCTGTAAGACGATTGGTCTTCCTGAGCGAGCTCGATCCATATTTAACTGTAAAGTTTCCTGCAGTTGATCGATGACTACTTTCCGACCCCTATATATTTGAGCTTCAGATTTTTACTAAGCATAACTGAGCTTTGCTAGAGCTAGGCTAGCTTGGAGAGTGATACTACTTCTGCTTCAGCACCATTTCAGATCAGCTGTAAGCTCGCTCTCTCTCTCTCTNNNNNNNNNNNNNNNNNNNNCCCCCAACCTGATATTAGGCTTACAGGCAAGCTGTTGTCCAAATAGTTTCTCAAAATTTCTATGGAGATTTCTTACATCTTAAGGAGTCTTACCTTGTACGTACATGAGCGAAGGAAATTATATCACCTTCAAATTATTTATTTTTGGTTGGAGTTCTTTTTAATTAATGGACTTGCATATACATAGGTCGACTGATCATGCGATGTTTTAATTTCCATATATAAGCTTATAAGCTGATCGAGTGCATGAATTATGATATGATCGAGTGTGTGTGTGTGTGTGTTTCTACAGTTTACTTGTTAAAGGAAATAAAAAAAAGCAGCCATAAGTTAGCAACAAGAACAAAACCAGACCCTCAAAATTATATAGTCCCTTTCTCTTTTTCTCTTTTCACTGTTCGACCATCTGACTTTTGAATGAAAACTAAATATGAATATCAGTTTGCTTACTATAAAATATTTGATTGCAGGTGCCGCTCGCAGCTGATATGTTTACACAGTTTGTTCAATCTGGAACCATGTCGTCTAACCCACAAGCACAACAGGTGCCACCTCTTGCAGGGATTCAACTAGCAACCACCACCATCGACATTCCGGCAGATTTACCTGTACCCAGGACACCTTCGCTTCATCTACTAGAACACAAAAACAGTATGTAACATTGATCTCTAATTTCTTTTCCATTCACATCATTCATACTGATATAATTGGTAAAGCAAATTTTGCAATACAATATGAAGTGGTAGATCCATGTAGTTGTACCTGGTAGCTAGTGAATTGCATGTACTGTTTGAAATTCATAGAACTTACTAAGTCAACGTATATGCAAACATATCAATTATATATTCAATACAAGTATCTTAGCCTGCTTAATGAAACTACACAGGAGAGCTATACCTTGAGATATGCGTTCCCCTCTACAAGTATGCACTAAAAGGTGATTGGGAAGCTGCGGAACAGATCTTGGAAAAGGATCGGACACTTTTGAGTGCTGGCATATCAAGAGGATGGGACACTGTTCTTCATATTGCAGCAGGAGCAAGACATGTTCACTTTGTGGAGAAACTTGCCGAAATCATGGACAAAGAACACTTGGAACTCCAAGACAAAAATGGAAACACTGCGTTATGTATCGCTGCCGCGGCAGGAGCTGTAGAGATTGTTGAGATTTTGATAAAACATAACGATTCTTTGCTGACACGTCGAGGAAGTCATAAAATGGCACCACCCTATATGGCTGCTGTTTTAGGACAATCCGAAATGGCATGGTACCTGTACCCTAAAAGTAAAAAGATGCTGGAGAAAACCGACCTTGAGAACTTGTTCTTTTCGTGCATCAACAATGGTCTGTATGGTAGGTGTACTAAAGAACTCATGATTTTGTTTCTCTTAATTTTATACGTGCATTTGAACATATTAATCCAGATGAAAAGCAATGAATAAGCGGATATGTGATGGTTGTTAACCGTTTACTTATGCATTCTAATTTGTGTGTAAAATGTAAATATTGCAGATTTAGCCTTACAGTTGCTAGATACTGATACATCATTAGCCAAGGCACGGACTGATCGGCCGAAAAATAAAACAGCCTTGCATATCTTGGCTCGAAGGCCTTCAGTATTTGGATCCCAAAGTCCAGGAATCTGGGGCAGACTCATTAAATCATGTGAGTGAGTTCTTTGAAAATATTATCGTTTTTTTTTTAACAAGGAAAATAGTATCGTTTATTTATTTTTATTAATTACCCTGTTGCTTATGCTATTCAAATTTTTCGTTTTCAAGTCCTCCCAGGTTTTAAGTTTGCATTCACAAGGAATTTAAATCAAGCTGATCAAGCACTTCAGCTGGTCGAACGCCTTTGGGAAGAAATTTTGAAAGATGAGCATGATGACGTGATGAGGCTGATCAAATATCCTTCAAATTTAATATTTGACGCAGCAGAACTAGGGAATTATGAGTTCCTGGCTGTGCTTATGAGCTCATATCCTGAGCTAGTATGGGAAACTGATAACAAAAATCGAACTATCATCCATGTCGCAGTTTTGCATCGCCATGCTAGTATCTTCAATCTTGTTCATGAGATAGGATCTATCAAGGACGTCATAGTGACGTATGAGGATAAAGAGGGTAACAATATAGTGCATATGGCTGCAAAAGTAGCACCTCAAAACCAACTGAACCTGGTATCGGGGGTAGCTCTTCAAATGCAACGAGAGTTGGTATGGTTTGAGGTACTTGTTCTCCTTATAACCAAATAATTATCTACTTATTATGAGGAAGAATTGAATAGGGATCATTATGCATGCACAGAAGAAAATTCCAAATAATTTTATATACATCGTAAATAATTGCTATATCATCGATCATTGAAATGGCAGGAAGTAAAAAAGATTGTTCAACCTCAATATATAGAGATGGAAAACAAGAAAGGAAAAACACCACAAGAATTATTCACGAAAGAGCATAGGACGTTAATGCGTCAAGGAGAGAAATGGATGAAGGAAACTGCAACTTCATGCTTGCTTGTTGCGACTATTATTGCAACTGTTGTGTTTTCAGCTGCGTTTAGCATACCGGGAGGCACAGATGATAAAACTGGAAAGCCAAACTTTTTGACAGAGAAAGCTTTTCTATACTTCACCATAGCCGACGGAGTGGCACTGTTTTCTTCTTCAACTGCAATGCTGATGTTCTTGTTCATCCTTACCTCGCGGTATGCGGAAAACGATTTCCTCATGTCCTTGCCCTTGAAGTTGATGGTTGGACTATCTTGCCTCTTCATCTCAATAGCATCTATGATGATGGCTTTCAGCACTGCCTTCTATTTGTCTTGTCAATATGGATCAAAATGGGTTCCGGATCTTACATTTTTCTTTGCAATTGTCCCTGTTGCTTTATATGCATTTCTGCAGTTCCCTCTTGTGTCTGATATGTCATCTTCAACGTTTTGTTCAAGTCTTCTATTTCAGCCATGGAAACATATGATATACTAGAAAGCCTGGCTGAAATGTACGTTGTACATATATTATAGCTACCTAGTTAAACCTTTGTTCCCTAACTACTACAATTAATGAAATTATATATATTCCAGCTAGAATCAAGTTCTGATTAAAGATTGATCATCTGTGCTGAACATCTGATTGTTCATTGATGAAACTTTGTTTAGTTTACTTATTGTTCATGTATATCAAAAACCAATAGATGCTTCATTAACAAGGGCGCGCGGAACTAAGTTCATGCTACCTTCTTGTTCTTTTGTTTTTAGCACACACACACACACATATATATATATATAGCCCTTCTTGGCTGCGGAAGTCCGCACCAAAGTTTTTGGTGCGGATTTCTATTTTTGCACCACTTCCCGATCGAATTTCCTCAAACTTCATTCTAGACATATCTAGATCATCTTGTGTAGATCATCTCTGCAAAATTTCAGCCAATTTGGTGATCGTTAAAGCCCTCAAACTTGCGTTTTTCTGTTACATACCTGAACCGGACAGAATTCAGTNNNNNNNNNNNNNNNNNNNNNNNNNNNNNNNNNNNNNNNNNNNNNNNNNNNNNNNNNNNNNNNNNNNNNNNNNNNNNNNNNNNNNNNNNNNNNNNNNNNNNNNNNNNNNNNNNNNNNNNNNNNNNNNNNNNNNNNNNNNNNNNNNNNNNNNNNNNNNNNNNNNNNNNNNNNNNNNNNNNNNNNNNNNNNNNNNNNNNNNNNNNNNNNNNNNNNNNNNNNNNNNNTATATATATATATATATATATATATATATATATATAGGCACAACCATATATATGCACTTATGCAGGCCAGATTCTTGTCATAGTGATCAAATTTGCGCGCGCACTGAGCATTTTAGTAAAGGGAATTAAGGACATGCAAAAGAAAACAACAGATCACAAATTAGAGCAGCTAGCTAGCCAAGATCGAAAACTCCAAAGAAATAAAAACTTTCACCAATTGCACAAATAAATATAATTAGGAGAAGATTCGATCGCACGCCCCCAATTAACTAACCTAAATAACTAACAAAGTGTTAACAGAAAGCAACGTATGAAAGAAAGTAGATGGACGCCAATTAGAAGCCATCATTGACTCCCAAGTCTCCCTCTAACTATTTGTACCTAACCCCAGGGCTAGCTACCACCTTTTCATATATGAATCTAGGCCGTAAACGTATCCATTATAGAAGAATCAATCTACCATTATAATTTCAGGAAATTCTTTACTTGTTGTGTGCATGCTGCTAGTTACAGATGCTTGTTTTCTTTGTTTTGTTTTTTAATTGTTTTCTTATGATGGGCGTAAGAACCCTAGCTTAAAGGGTTATTCTTTTTATTTCGCTCGCACGCTTGCATGAGTACTGCTAGGCTATTGGAATTTGAAGAAAATAATTTCAGTTCTTCTTTCGATTAAACATTAACACGCACGTATGAAGTATGATTTAGATTCAACATTCATGCGTACGTGCATAACCCTAGCTAGCTAGCTAAACCAATAAAGTTACGTACGTATTATCCCAATTGAAGATTAAGAGGGCAGCTAGAATAATTAATCAACTCTGCGAAGCAGTAGCACTGTATATGATCGATCGCCTACTCGATCTAATTTGTTTTGGTTAATGCATGTCGTTCCTTCCAATAAACTAGTGTACTGTATGATCACTAGCTAGTACTGTAAATTAAGAAAGAATCTGCAACTAAATTAAGCTAGCTAGAATAAGTGATGCCGCCCAACTCGATCCATCGACTAGCGCACTAGTCCTAAAATCATTTGAATATAATCACTTGCTGATTGTTAAACTAACTTACTTTTGATACATGTCGGGTTGCAGTGGCGTCCTCAGAGTTTGGGCCGGAAGTCATGGCATATATGGATCTAATCTTAATTTTCTACTAATTTAATTAGTCTATATTGCTAATTTAATTATATGAGGTGTCTCTTGTATTGTGGAAGGAAATTTCGTACCAATTTCGGTTGGAATTTTTTAGTCGCGACTTTCCTTGTAGTGGTGGTGCCATGCCATATATGGTGGGTGGGTTCCTCACCTGAGACTTGAAATCGACGTTAACACTTAGTCCAGCCGCCGAGGACTCAGAGATTCTCAGACCACTATTCCCTAGTCCAATCATGTCTTATGGTTTCCCACTATGGAACTAGTTTACAAAACATATATGCCATCTGCGCAGTGCAGATTTTTCTAACTTCAATTATACATATTTGCTCCAGGCGTATATATATATACACACTTTTTTACTGCAGGTAAATCAACATACGCGCGATTACGAATTACTTACATTAGTTCATTTGTTGTTGGTAACTAATTTCGAAAAGATCGTCCAACCTCAATACGTAGAGATGTAAAACAAGGAAGGAAATACGTACACACCTCGAGAATTATTCACTGAAGAGCTACCGTTGGTGTTAATGCGTCGAGGAGAAAAATGGATGAAGGTTACTACAACTTCATGCATGGTCGTTGCAACTTCGATCAGCTGCATATATATA
The window above is part of the Fragaria vesca subsp. vesca linkage group LG2, FraVesHawaii_1.0, whole genome shotgun sequence genome. Proteins encoded here:
- the LOC101306201 gene encoding ankyrin repeat-containing protein At3g12360-like; the encoded protein is MFTQFVQSGTMSSNPQAQQVPPLAGIQLATTTIDIPADLPVPRTPSLHLLEHKNRELYLEICVPLYKYALKGDWEAAEQILEKDRTLLSAGISRGWDTVLHIAAGARHVHFVEKLAEIMDKEHLELQDKNGNTALCIAAAAGAVEIVEILIKHNDSLLTRRGSHKMAPPYMAAVLGQSEMAWYLYPKSKKMLEKTDLENLFFSCINNGLYDLALQLLDTDTSLAKARTDRPKNKTALHILARRPSVFGSQSPGIWGRLIKSFLPGFKFAFTRNLNQADQALQLVERLWEEILKDEHDDVMRLIKYPSNLIFDAAELGNYEFLAVLMSSYPELVWETDNKNRTIIHVAVLHRHASIFNLVHEIGSIKDVIVTYEDKEGNNIVHMAAKVAPQNQLNLVSGVALQMQRELVWFEEVKKIVQPQYIEMENKKGKTPQELFTKEHRTLMRQGEKWMKETATSCLLVATIIATVVFSAAFSIPGGTDDKTGKPNFLTEKAFLYFTIADGVALFSSSTAMLMFLFILTSRYAENDFLMSLPLKLMVGLSCLFISIASMMMAFSTAFYLSCQYGSKWVPDLTFFFAIVPVALYAFLQFPLVSDMSSSTFCSSLLFQPWKHMIY